In a genomic window of Enterobacter asburiae:
- a CDS encoding helix-turn-helix transcriptional regulator, producing MTPFIPNAGYQVIVLSSNAFLWLGLHSIVSTAVSPRPEAYWINNVTPEGLLRLQELLSTHAGQSWLLFTDTARVNDINALPGNERIRVVPGNVSLAQLSHCFSDMTFSLENTATLTYQEMRVCMLLQKGFSPVRIAQILNKSPKTIYTHKRNAMNKFCCQNLAEFHRKLCLLDALATSL from the coding sequence ATGACGCCTTTCATCCCGAATGCCGGCTATCAGGTCATCGTTCTGAGCAGCAATGCGTTTTTGTGGCTCGGCCTCCATTCGATAGTATCGACGGCCGTGTCCCCCCGTCCTGAGGCGTACTGGATCAACAACGTTACTCCAGAAGGGCTTCTGCGTTTGCAGGAGCTGCTCAGCACGCACGCCGGGCAGAGCTGGCTGTTATTTACGGATACGGCCAGGGTCAACGACATTAACGCCCTGCCAGGCAATGAGCGGATCAGAGTGGTCCCGGGAAATGTGTCCCTTGCCCAACTAAGCCACTGCTTTAGCGACATGACCTTCTCTTTAGAAAATACCGCCACGCTCACGTACCAGGAAATGCGGGTTTGCATGCTGCTTCAAAAAGGCTTCAGCCCGGTGCGTATCGCACAAATCCTTAATAAGTCACCGAAAACGATCTACACCCACAAGCGTAACGCGATGAACAAATTTTGCTGTCAGAACCTGGCAGAATTCCATCGAAAACTCTGCCTGCTGGACGCTCTGGCCACTTCTCTGTAA